GTACAAGAGCACCTTCGGGCTGCTGAACTTCGGGCAGTCACCCGATGAACGGCATTTGGCGGAGCTGGAGGCCAAGATCCGCTCCCTACTGCGGGGCCGCTACAAGATCGGGGTGCTCGGCAAAGGCGGCGTCGGCAAGACCACGATTGCCGCCGGGGTGGGGTCGATCTTCGCCGAGCTCCGCCAGGATGACCGGGTAGTGGCCATCGACGCCGATACCGCGTTCGGCAAGCTGGGCCTGCGCGTGGACCCCAACGCCAAGGGTTCCTATTGGGAGCTCGCCGCCGATCAGGACTTGCGCACCTTCGCCGACGTGCGTTCCCGCGTGGGTAACAACACCGCCGGCCTGTTCGTGCTGGCCGGCGAATCTGCCACCGCCCGCCGCCGAATACTCGAGCCGAACATCTACCGTGAGGCGACCGGCCGGCTGGACAACCACTTCACGCTGTCGATCATCGACTGTGGCTCCACGATGGATTCCCCGGTGACCCGGGAGGTCCTGCGCGATCTTGACGCACTGATCGTGGTGTCCTCGATGTGGGTGGACGGGGCCTCCGCGGCGGCACAGACCATGGAGCTGCTCGCCAACACCGGCCATACCGGGCTGCTGCATCGCACGGTGGTCGTGCTCAACGACGGTGACGGGCACGCCGACAAGCGCACCCGCGAGGTGCTTCATGAGCAGTTCAGCCAGCGCGGCCAGCGCGTGGTGGAAGTGCCGTTCGATCGACATCTGCGGCCCGGCGGTGTGATTGACGTGCAGAACGAAATCGACAAGGTGACGCGTCGACGGTTCATCGAGATCGCCGCGGCGATCGCCGAGCACTTTCCCACAACCAGCGACAGTCTGCGGGGGCGCCGGTGACCACGGTGAGCCCGTCGACTCCCACGTCAGGATCGTCAGCCCCCGGTGGGCCGCTGGTGCCCTCGTCGTGCAGGGTGTCGCTGTTGGTCGGCGACGCTCACCAGATTGACCTGGTGTTACCGGCCGCAGTCCCGCTCTCGGCGTTGACCGACTCGACTCTCGGGGCGGTCAATCGGCTGCTGCGCAGCAAGGGTGAAGACGAACTCCCTGTAGGGACATATGAATTCGCCCGCGCGGTGGGGATGACACGGCTCTCGGAGGAGGTGTCGTTGTCGGCGCAGGGTGTCGCCGACGGTGACCTGTTGGCGTTCGTGCCCGAGAAGACAGCCCGCCGGTACACGCCACTGATCGAGAATGTCTCGACTGCGCTGGCCCGCTGGGCCCATGCCCACTTTCCTCCGGTGTCGACCCACGACGCGGTGGTGGTCGCCGGGGCGCTCACCGCGGCGGCACTGATTGGGGCGGCCCTGCTGGTGTGGCGACTGCGGTGGGCGGCCCAGCCGTTCTGGCTGAGCCCCGCGATCTTCGCCGTCACCGCGGGCATCCTGTTGGCCACCGCGATGCTGTCGGCGCGCGCTGGGGCCAGCCGCGTCATCGTCGACGGCGCCGCCTGGGCGGCGTTGGTCGGCCTCGTCCTGGCTGGCGCGAGCGCGCCGTATGGCAACCAGCCCGGGGCCCCGCATGCTTTCCTGGCCGCCGTGGTGGCCACCGTCGGGGTGCTGCTGTTGGCGCGGATGACGGGCCGCCACTGGACCGCGGCGGCGGCGATCGTCACCGTGACCACGGCCGTCATCGCCGCCGGTCTGACCCGCATGTTCTTCGACGTTCCCGCTCAACGCATCGCCATTGTCATGTTGATGGCGGTGCTCATCGCTTCTCGGGCGGCGACCGCGATCGGGCTGTGGATGTCCAAAGTTCCGCGCCAAAGCTTCGAGTCCATCACCGGGCGCGACATGTTCACCCGCGCGCCAGGTCAGCCCGAGGACACGCTGACACCTGTGGAGTCGGCCGCCCATGACGTGACGCTGCGCGGTGAGCAGGTCGCCGAGGTGGCCCGCCGGTCCAACCGGGTGCTCACCGGCACCCTGCTCGGGATCGCCGTGGTGCAGCTGGCAGCCTCCTGGTGGGCGATCGCCCCGGGGTCGGGCTCGCAGTGGCCCTCGCTCGTCGTCGTCGTGGTGACGGCGCTGTGCCTGATTCTGCGGGCCCGCGGATTGCGGCACCGCCGTCATGCGGTGACCATCGTCAGCGGGTCGGCACTGTCGCTGATGGCGATCCCGCTGCACTACGGCCTCAGCGCTCCGGCCTCGGCGACCGTCTCGGTGGCGGTGTCGGCGGCCGTGGTGTTGGCCGTGGCCGTGGCCGGGCTGCTGGCCGGGGCGGTCATTCCCTCCCGCAGCTTCTCTGAACCCATCCGCCAAGTCGTGGAATGGCTGGAGTACCTCGGCTATGCCCTGATCGTGCCGTTCGCCGCGTGGGCGATCGGGCTGCTGCAATACATCAGGTTGCACTGATGCGGGGCAAAAGTGTGGCGGCCGGCCTGGCCGCATTCGGACTGCTCAGCGCCAACGTGTTGGCGCCCCCGGCGGCGCTGGCGGTGGCCCCGCCGGTGATCGACCCGGGCGCACTGCCGCCGGACGAGACTCCGGGCCCGCCCCAGGAGATGCGCCAAACCAAAGCGTGCGTGACCCCGGTGGTGGTGGGCGATCCCAACGTGGCGCAACCCGACCCGGGCAACACCATGCTCAACATCGAACAGGCCTGGCAGTACTCGACGGGCGCTGGAGTGACGGTGGCCATCATCGACACCGGCGTCACCCCCAACCCACGGTTCCCGCGGCTGTTTCCCGGCGGCGACTTCGTGCAGGGACTACCCGACGGCGGGCTGACCGATTGCGAAAGCCACGGCACCATTGTCGCCTCGATCATCGGCGCCGCGCCGGCTAACCCGGCCGACCGCCCCACGCCGCGTCCTGCGGGAGCAGGGGCGCCCCCTCCACCCCCGGGCGTGCCGGCCAATCCCGCGCCGCCAGCGTTTCCCCCGCCGCCGACGATCACCGCGACCGCGACAGTGACCGCGCCCGCGCCGCCGCCCGAGCCGCCGCCACCTCCTGCTGAGCCGCCGCCGGGGGGACCGCCGCCCGGTGGACCGCCCCCGGCGGGACCTCCGCCCGCGCAGGGCCCGGGAGACACCGGCGCCG
This region of Mycolicibacterium gilvum genomic DNA includes:
- a CDS encoding MinD/ParA family ATP-binding protein, with amino-acid sequence MTDRDLPPEQTGYPSSEGDTRDTGAHAAEPPAPPAVPGWPPLPASGGESAGAHAQSSVPPPPPPWPGRTPDVPSPASRSDAAPPWGQHAQPSESEVVESTTEQPAAAPQDPDPGAPYRPSDVETTTFFDRRDFPPPPLRESPSRGGSFGDTGAGQQAVPPTSSQWGGEPPRHQAPPFPQQSGPQRPPSPAQGWPGERSAPPAGDPRQWGEPAPAATGPANYSYVDSIRPTELVPTRKIPPGKGWRKVLYKSTFGLLNFGQSPDERHLAELEAKIRSLLRGRYKIGVLGKGGVGKTTIAAGVGSIFAELRQDDRVVAIDADTAFGKLGLRVDPNAKGSYWELAADQDLRTFADVRSRVGNNTAGLFVLAGESATARRRILEPNIYREATGRLDNHFTLSIIDCGSTMDSPVTREVLRDLDALIVVSSMWVDGASAAAQTMELLANTGHTGLLHRTVVVLNDGDGHADKRTREVLHEQFSQRGQRVVEVPFDRHLRPGGVIDVQNEIDKVTRRRFIEIAAAIAEHFPTTSDSLRGRR
- the eccD gene encoding type VII secretion integral membrane protein EccD translates to MPSSCRVSLLVGDAHQIDLVLPAAVPLSALTDSTLGAVNRLLRSKGEDELPVGTYEFARAVGMTRLSEEVSLSAQGVADGDLLAFVPEKTARRYTPLIENVSTALARWAHAHFPPVSTHDAVVVAGALTAAALIGAALLVWRLRWAAQPFWLSPAIFAVTAGILLATAMLSARAGASRVIVDGAAWAALVGLVLAGASAPYGNQPGAPHAFLAAVVATVGVLLLARMTGRHWTAAAAIVTVTTAVIAAGLTRMFFDVPAQRIAIVMLMAVLIASRAATAIGLWMSKVPRQSFESITGRDMFTRAPGQPEDTLTPVESAAHDVTLRGEQVAEVARRSNRVLTGTLLGIAVVQLAASWWAIAPGSGSQWPSLVVVVVTALCLILRARGLRHRRHAVTIVSGSALSLMAIPLHYGLSAPASATVSVAVSAAVVLAVAVAGLLAGAVIPSRSFSEPIRQVVEWLEYLGYALIVPFAAWAIGLLQYIRLH